In Bacillota bacterium, the sequence GATCTGCAGAACATGATCCAGACCGATGCCTCCATCAATCCGGGAAACAGTGGTGGAGCCCTGTTGAACAACCGGGGAGAAGTGATCGGGATTAATACTGCGGTGTACCAACCGGGGCAGGGGATTGGCTTTGCCATTCCCATCGACAGCGCCAAAGAGGTGATGGATCAGCTGAAGCGTTACGGTAGGGTGGTGCGCCTGGGGGCTTTAGGCGGGACCCTCACACCCCAGATCGCCCAGGAACTGAGTCGGCAATTGGGGGAAGAGGTGCCCGATTCCGGTGCCTATATCCTGGCGGTCCAGGAGGGGGGACCGGCGGCCCAGGCGGGGATTCAGACTGGGGATGTGATCGTCAGCGTCAACGGAGCTCCCATTCGCACCATGGAGGAACTGGTGACGAAGGTGCGTGGCCACGCTCCGGGGGACAGGTTGGTCATCGGGCTGATCCGGCAGGGGGCAAGGCAGGAGGTGACGGTGACGCTGTAGGACCTTGTGGTTGACAACCCCGGGGAGTTGGCTTATCCTGAGGCCGGGGCAACTTTGTCCTTTTGTGCCTGGAAAAGACCAGTCGATGTGAGGAAAACAAAATGCAGCTTACGGTGGTGGCCTTGGGCAAGGTCCGGCAAAGGTTCATTGCCCAGGGGATCGATGAATATGCCAAGAGGATCGGCAATTACGCAAGTCTCCGGATCCTGGAGGCCAAGGAGCAGCCCTACAAAGAACCCTTGGGCAGCAGACAGCGGGACCGGGTGCTTCAGGCTGAGCAGGAGCGGGTGGAGAAACTGATCCCGCCCCATAGTTTCACCATTGCCCTGGATGTGGGGGGCAGGACGATGTCTTCGGAGGAGTTCAGTGCTCTTTT encodes:
- the rlmH gene encoding 23S rRNA (pseudouridine(1915)-N(3))-methyltransferase RlmH → MQLTVVALGKVRQRFIAQGIDEYAKRIGNYASLRILEAKEQPYKEPLGSRQRDRVLQAEQERVEKLIPPHSFTIALDVGGRTMSSEEFSALLTELMISGRSQVTFLIGSSLGLAQNLLDSCQLRLSFGPMTFPHELARLMLLEQLYRAFTIMRKEPYHK